Genomic DNA from Gallaecimonas xiamenensis 3-C-1:
TCGATGGCGGTATTTTCTTCGGTGCTGAGATCGGCCATGGGCGCTATTTGGATATTGGTGGCAACGGACAGCATGGCAGTCTTGTTGTCATCGTCCAGCCCTTCGACCTGGTTCTCCAGGGTCAGGGCCATATCCTGGCCTATGGCACTTTCGTTGACCCTGGCTTGGAAGCTTAGGGACATCTGGCTCTCTTCAGGGCCGCGATAGTCGAGACAGACCACCACACCCTCCTGGATCTGGTTCAGGCTCTCATCGTAGGCCACTTGGGTGCCAAGGTAGCCGTAGATGGGACCGAAGGCATCAAGAGGACCCTGGAAGCCTTTGACACCGACACTGCCGCCGATATTGGCCGGGAAGCCGGCAACACCGGCCAGCTGCCCGTCCAGCTTACCGTAGGCAAAGATGATCTCCGGCTGCCCTTTCTCAAACTTGTAATCGAGGTTGATGAAGGCCTCGAAGTCGAAGCTGTCGTTGGGCGTGGAGCCGTCTATGGTCTGGGTGTAGACATTGTCCCACTCGACGATCAGGGTCTTGCTGTTGTCGCTATGGGTTAGGCCTGCCACCGAGATGCCGGCCAGGGCATCGCCGAAAGACGGGCTGTAGTCCACCGCAAAGAGCCCGCGCCACAGGGGGGCTATCACGCTGTAGGGGAAACCGTCGAAGGGCAGCGGATAGTGGAAGGGCCAGAACAGGGGCAGGCCTTCGAGGTCGATGAAGCCGGCCGGGTTGATGGTGACCGTCTGGGTGCGGCTATAAGCCTGGTTGTGGTAGAGGCTGACGCCTTCATTGGCGGCCAAGTCATACCAGATCCAGGACAGATCCAGGGGCGCCTCGGCGGTGTAGCCGCCGTCCCATAAAGGCAACGGTGACACGCCGTAGCTGGCCAAGTCCTTATAGCCGCCGTCGGTGTCGCTGTTGATGTCGGGCGTGCGGCATTGGGCGTCGGTCAGGGACGTGCTGGTCTGGTAACGGGGCAGCAGATCGGCGGTGTTGGGCTGCACGCCGCTTAGGCTGATGCTGTTGCCATCCACTACCAGTTCCTGGTCGCCAAGGGTGCCAAGCGCCACGGAGTCGGGCAGCAGGGTCAGCCCCTCCGGCAGCGCCAATCCCAGGCTGAATTGCCTGTCCAGGCCCTGGATATTGGGAGTGACCTTGACTGAGAAGTCGATGACATCGCCAGGCTTGGCCTTGGTTTTACTGACCTTGAAGCTGACATCGTCCGCCTCACGCACCACTTTGAGCGGGATCAACCCCAGGTTGTCCTTGCTGCCCTGATGGCCCAGGCTCAACATGGCATAACGGAAATCACCTTCGCTGAAGTCGTCCAGGGCCCAGTTGAGGGTAACGGTAGCCGGGTTGACACCGTCTGTACTGGCCGGCACCGACAGGCTGGCATCGGTGGCAACGTCTTTGCTGACGATGGCAGTAGCCACCTTGAAGCTGTCGGTGGCCGTTTCGCCATAGGGCAGGGCGTTGGCGTAGTTGTTCAGCACCACCCAATAGTTACCGGCGCTGGGTTCGTTGATATTGCAGTAGTTGTTGATGGTCGAGGCGTTGGACAGGCAGATGGCTTCGGTGTCGAACTGTGGCAGGCCGTCACCGTTGATGTCCTTGCCGATGACCACGGTCAATGAACCTTGCTTATAGGGCTCTTCGATGCTCGATTCAACCAGACCCAGGCTTTCGACGATCAGGCGGGCGGTATTGGCCGGCACTTCCAGAATGCGCAGGCTGGTACCGTCGGTGATGTCGTCCCACAGCTCATAGTTGCTGTCCTGCTTGAGGGTCAGGGTTTCGATGGCGGGTTTGACCAGGGCCGTTACCTCGCCGTCCAGGCTGTCGGTGGCGGGCAGGGTCAGGTGGTTGATGCCAAATTGCCCCTTGTTGCGGTTGACCGGCACCTGCATGGCCTCGGGCAGGCGGCCGTGGCTGAACTTGGCTTGCACCGGCAGGTGCAAAGCTGGCAGGGCGGCATCGCTTGGGGTCAGCGTCAACTGGCCATCCAGGAAGAACTCGGAGTTGCCAAGAGGGGTTTGGGCATCGAGGATGGAGGCGGTCACCATCACCGTCTGGGTTTGCCCGGCCTGCAGGCTGAACTGCTTGGGATGGACGTCCAGCACGTAGGACAGTTCGCCGGTGTCGGTGGCCAGTTCCCAGGTACCGTCACGGGTGGCGGTGAAAGTGCGCAGCCAGGAACAGGTGCCCAGGCATTGGCTGTTGACCATGCTTGGCAGGTTCAGGGCTTTGACATCGCCTCCGTTATGGGGATTGGCTGCCATGAAATCGTCGACCGGCACGTCCATCACCAGGCCCGTGTCGATGGCCTTGGCGACATTGATGCGCCCGGCGCCGGCTTGCCAGAGATTGGCTTTTTCGCCTTTCCACCAGACCTGCTCTGCCGTCATCATCAGCGCCGACAGCACTTCGGCGTCGCTCCAGTCCGGGTGTGCTTGTTTAAGTAGCGCCATGGCCCCGGCCACATGGGGGCTGGCCATGGATGTGCCTGACAGATAGCTCCAATCGCTGGACACCGGGCTTTCGCTGAATGGGTGCTCGTCGGCGTAGGCGGCATAGATATCAACACCGGGGGCGGCCAGGTCGGGGATCAGGTAATCGCCGTGGGTATTGGCCGGGCCCCTGGAAGAGAAATAGGCCAACTGATCGCCAGCGCTCGGATCATAGGTTTCCTCTATCAGGGCTGCTTCTATGGTGCCGCTGTGGCCGCTGCCACTGGCCAGCCAGGTTTTCAGCTGCTCGCCTTCGCTTATCCCCAGATGGATACCCGGCAGGGAGTAGACGTCGTTTACCGGCGTGGTGTCTGGGCTCACATCCACCAGAATAAAGCCACCGGCACCGCCGGCTTTGATGTTGTCGGCTTTCTCCACCCGGGCGTTATCGCCCCTGTCGCAAACCACGATCTGGTCGCTGCTGAAGGTACCGGCAGGGAAGGAGGCCAGGCAGAGGGCGTCGCCAAAGTCGCCTGCATAGACGATGTTGCCGGTGAAGGCGTCGGTGATCCCCAGGCCTTGAAGATTGGCCGGTGCCGTGGTGTCGCCACCACTCAAATCCTTGAGGTAGCGGTCGTGAACCAGGATACCGTCGGGAATGGTGGTAGCACCCACCGTGGCCAGCCAGGGGCTGGAATGGTCGGCCGAACCGTAATATTCCTGCCAGCCGTCACCGCCGCTGTTGCCGGCGGCGGCAGCCACGGATACGCCGGCCTGGCGGGCCGACAGGAAGGCCAGCTCGACGCTGTCTTCCCAGGGGAACTTCTCGCTGCCGCCGATGGAGAAGTTGATGACGTCCACGCCGTCTTCAATGGCTTGCTCGATACCGGCAACCAGGGCATCGGTTGGGCAACCGGCATAGAGGTCGCCGCTGTTGCCCGGGTAGCAGACCTGGTAAGTGATGAGGTTGGCATGGGGGGCCATGCCGGAGAGGCGTTCGAAGGTAAAGCCGGTGTCGACACCGTCACCGTTACCCACCGAGGCCAGCTGCAGCGGTACGGCGTCCAGCACGTTACCCACGGCGGTGGAGGCGGTGTGGGAGCCGTGACCGTTATAGTCCTCACCAATGGCCGGGCGGCCTTCGGCGAAGTAGGGATCTTGGAAAGTATCGGTGATGATGGGGGTGGACCAGATACCGATCAGCTTGTCGTTACAGCGGTCTTCAAAACCGGCCTTGGTACAGTCATGGAGGTAATGGCCGCTGCCGAGGGGGTTGGCTATCTTGACCCCGTCAGCGCCGGTGTCGGCAAAGCTGGGGTGATCGGAGTTTACGCCGGTGTCGATGATTCCCACCACCATGCCGTCACCCAGGTAGCCAACGCCACTGGCGGTATTGCCTGCCCAAACGTCGCCTGCTCCTATGTGCTTGGCACCGGTGTCAGACAGCAGCTGGCGCATTTGCACCCGCTCGATATGGGCCACTTCCGGCAGTTCTGCCAGGCGCTGTGCTTGCGCTTGGCTTAACTGGGCGACCATGCCGTTGATGGCCAGTTGGAACTGGGCCTGGGGGCTGACGCTAACCCCCAGTTTGCTGGCGCTGCTGATAAAGTGGCTTTGCTTTTGCTCCAACAACGCCTTGTAACGGCTGGCGGCCGTACCTTTGAGATCAAGCTTTTGCTCACCGCTGCGGCTCGACACCAGGGCTGAGCCATAGCCTTGTAACTCACCGCCATATTGGCTGAGCGGTTTGTCTTTCAAGCGAATAATGTAGCGGTGGCTGCCGGTCAGGCCCGCTTCGGGGCTGAACTTGCGGCTGGGGGTAAGGGCAATGTTCAGGCCTTTGTTCTGCTTTAGGTTATCCGCCTGTTGGCGGCTCTTAAGCTGGCTGATGGCCTGGCTTGGTAGGGTCAGTTGGTGCAGTTGTGCACCGGTTGCACCAAGGGCTACGCAGGCGGTAGCCAGGGCAAGGTAGATAGGTGTTTTTTTCATGTGTCCTTCCGAGACAATATCGTTGTATTGGGTGCCTCACGGGCCTCGGAATAACAAACACTTCACATCTTGCCTGCAATGCCACCATACAAAATGCTACAGGTCATAAAACGGGTGTGACACAGGGGGCTCGGTTTAATTTCCTTTTTAATCAATGGCTTAATTGTATGTTTTTGCGCTATATCTTGAGGTTGGTCAAGCGCTGCTCAGTCATATTGTTACAATTGTGTGTTGCCTGCGGGCGCCGTGCTCAAGGCCAATAACTCCAGCTTGGTCAGGTGCAACTGGTCCTGCTCGTCCAGGGTAAATTCGCAGACAAAGGTGATGGGGTCTCTGGGTTTGAGAGCGGTGCCGCTTACCACCACCAATTGGTTCTGATGCTGCACCTGAAGATGGTCGGTGCGCACCATACCCAGGCGGCCCCTGACCGCCAATTCGCAAAGACGGGTTGCCTGGGCGCTATAGGGGCTGGGAAAGGGCTGGGCCAACTGGGCGGCAAACAAGAGGCTGGACAGCAACATCAAGATCTCCTTTGGTTACGGTTATTGTGGCGCGGCCAAGGCGTCATTGCCAAGCCCGGGGCTTTGACTGGGCGCCGATATCCAGTAGCCTAGAAGGAACGTCATGACCCGGACCTTTATGCGCGCTTTGTTGTTCACCCTCGCCTTGAGCCTTTGCCTTGTCCTTCAGGGGATAAGCCTTGGCGCGCACCTGGCCGACAACCACAGCGATCATCAGGCCAGCAGCCATCTGAGCACGCAGGACCTGGACCAAAAAGCCCATCAGGAATGTGCCCATAGCCATTGCCATGCCGGCCACATGACGGCAGCCCCCCTTTCCCATAGCCTCTTGGCCTTCGAGCCCGGTGCGTCCCTGCACAGGGCACCGGACTTTGTGGCGCGCCTGGCGCCACCCAGCCACCCCTTAAGGCCTCCTATCGCTTAACGCCCGGCGCCGCAGAGCGGCATTGGTCTTTATTCGATAACGAGGTAATCCATGAAACAGCTTTATCTCCTGGGGCTTTTGGCCCTGGGCGCGGCCTATGCGCAGGCCGAACCTGCCGAAGGCCTGGTGCTGGACGGTCAACAGCAGCGCCTTGCCGGCATCAGCGTCACTACCCTGGCACCCGGCCCCCTTTACCAGCCCCTGCGCCTGGCGGCCGAACTGCACACCCCTTTTGACAGCCAGGCCATTATCGCGCCCAGGCTGGACGCCACCGTCCTTAGCCGCCAGGCAAGCCTTGGGGACAAGGTCAGCCCAGGGCAGGCCCTGGTCACCCTCTACAGTGAAGGCCTGGCCGAGCGGCAAACGGCCCTGCGCCTGGCCTGGCTGGACTGGCAAAGGGCCAAAGGTCTCAAAGGCACCTTGTCGGACAGCGAGCGGGACTTGCTTCGCACCCGCTACCAGGATGCCAGGGCGGCGGTACTGGCCGCCGGTGTGGCCGAGGCACAATTGGCGGCGGTGGAATCCCACCAGGCCTTTGCCTTGGGCCAGTACCAGCTGCACTCCCCCTTGGCGGGCCTGGTGATGAGCGATGAGTTTGTGGTGGGCCAGCGCATCATAGCCGGCACTGCGCTATTGACGGTGGCGGACGAGTCCAGGCTCTGGGTACAGGCCAGCCTGCCCGCCGACACCCGCCTTAGCCTGGCCCCTGGTGACAGCGCCTGGGTCGAGGTGGCCGGGGAGCGGCGAGCGGCCAAGATCGAGGCTCTGGCCCATCAACTGCAAACCGACACCCGCACCCGCAGCCTGCGCCTGAGCCTGGCCAATGCGGACCACCAATGGCACGCCGGCCAGTTCGCCACTGTGGAGCTGGCCCAGCCCCTGGGCCGCCAGGGGCTGGTGTTGGGGGAAGAGGCCCTGGTGCGCTCGCCGGACGGCGACTGGCAGGTGTTTGTGGCCCGGGACGGGCGCTTTGTACCCCAAGAGGTGCAAAGGGGCCAGGCGGTCCTGGGGGGCTTTGTGGTCGAGGGGCTGGCCCCTGGCAGCCAGGTGGTCAGCCAGGGCGCCTTTTTCCTGGCGGCAGAGCTGGCCAAGGCCGGCTTTGACCCCCACGGCCACTAGGAGGCGCCATGCTGAATCGTTTGATTGATGCCAGTATCCGCCATCCCTGGCTGGTGCTGCTGCTGGTGCTGCTGGCAACGGCCCTTGGCCTATGGCGCCTGCCGGCCCTGGACTTGGACGCCTTCCCCGACGTGACCAATGTCCAGGTCACCCTCAACACCGAGGCCAAGGGTCTGGCGGCCGAGGACGTGGAAAAGCTCATTACCTATCCGGTGGAGTCGGTGCTTTATGCCTTGCCCGACGTCGAGGAGGTGCGCTCCGTGTCCAAGACTGGGCTGTCGGTGGTGACAGTGGTGTTCAAGGAGGGGGTGGACATCTATTTTGCCCGGCAACTGGTGCTGGAAAGGTTGCAGGCAGCCCAGGCCCTTATTCCGGAGGGGGTCGGCCAACCCAGCCTTGGGCCCAATACCTCGGGCCTTGGGCAAGTGTTCCAGTATCTGCTTAGGGCAAGCCCAGACAGCGGCCTGGACGCCATGAGCCTTCGCAGCCTCAACGATTACCTGGTCAAGCTGATGCTGATGCCGGTGGACGGGGTCACCGACGTATTGTCCTTTGGCGGCCAGGTGCGCCAGTTCCAGGTGCAGGTCGACCCGGACCGGCTGCTGGCCTTTGGCATCAGTTTCGAGCAATTGGCCGATGCCATCGAAAAGGGCAACCAGAACGCCGGCGGCTGGTACCTGGACCGGGGCCAGGAGCAGCTGGTGGTGCGGGGCGCCGGTTGGTACCGACCGGGCCAGCAGGGCCTGGACGACATTGCCGACACCGTGGTGCAGGCCCGCCAAGGGCGCATCATCCGGGTACGTGATCTGGCTGAAGTGGGCTTTGGCGGCGAGGTGCGCCAGGGAGCGGTGTCCATGACCCGGCGCCAGCAAGGGCAGGTGGTGTCCCTGGGGGAGGTGGTCTCCGGCATCGTCCTTAAACGCATGGGGGCCAATACCCAGGCCACCATAGCCGGTATCCAGGAGCGGTTGCCGGCCATTGCGGCGGCCCTGCCGGCCGGTGTTACCCTGGAGCCGGTCTACGACCAGTCCGACTTGGTCGCCAAGGCCGTGGCCACCGTTACCCAGGCCCTGGCCCAGGCCTTTGTCTTTATCCTGGTGGTGCTGGCGCTCTTTCTTGTTAACCTGCGGGCCACCTTTTTGGTGCTGGTCACCATACCCCTGGCGCTGCTGATGAGCCTGACCTGGATGTCCTTTCTGGGGATCTCGGCCAACCTGATGTCCCTTGGGGGGCTGGCCATCGCCATCGGCATGCTGGTGGACGGGGCCGTGGTGATGGTGGAGGGGATTTTCCGGGAGTTTGCCGGCCAGCAAAGGCCACAGGCCCGAAAGGTGGTGGGGCTAGCCTGCCGCCAGGTGGCAAGGCCCAGCTTCTTTGCCGCCCTTATCGTGCTACTGGTGTTTACCCCGCTCTTTGCCCTGCAGGGGGTGGAAGGCAAGCTCTTTATCCCCATGGCCCTGTCGATGATGCTGGCGCTGGCCACGGCGGTGTTGCTGGCCATGACATTGGTGCCGGCCCTGGCGGTATTGCTCTTTGCCAAGGGGGTCAGGCCCCGTGCCAACCGGCCCTTACAGGCCCTTGAGGCAGGCTATGGCAGGGTCTTGTCTTTTTGTATGGCAAGGCCCAAGAGCTTGGTGCTGGGGGCGCTGTTGCTGGTGGCCGGTACCCTGATGCTGCTGCCTCGCCTGGGCACCGAGTTCGTACCGGAGCTGGAGGAGGGCACCTTGAACATCAGGGTGACCCTGGCGCCGTCGGCAAGCCTGGATACGGCGCTGGCGGTGGCCGGCAAGCTAGAGCAGCAGCTGCTGGCCTTTCCCGAGGTGGACTATGCCCTGTCGCGGGTGGGGCGCCCGGAGCTGGGGGGCGATCCGGAGCCGGTGTCCAATATCGAGATCTACCTTGGCCTAAAACCCCTCGACCAATGGCAAAGTGCCGACACCAGACCGGCGCTCCAGGCCAAGATGGAGGCGGCCCTTTCCCGCCACCCGGGATTGCTGCTGACCTTCTCCCAGCCCATCGCCACCCGGGTGGACGAGCTGCTGTCCGGCGTCCGGGCCCAACTGGCCATCAAGCTGTTCGGCCCGGACCTTGAGGTGCTGGCCCTTAAAGGCGCCGACCTTGAAGCCCTGGTCAAGGCCGTGCCTGGCACCCGGGACGTGGCCCTGGAGCAGTTGGGTGGGGAGGCGCAACTGGTGGTCAGACCCAAGCGGGAGCGCTTGTCGCAGCTTGGCATGACGGTGGCGGATCTGATGGCGCTGGTGTCGGACGGCATAGGTGGCCGGCAGGTAGGCCAGGTGGTGGACGGTAACGAGCGCTACGACGTGCAGCTGCGCCTGGCCGCTGCTCACCGTAAGGACATGGCCCGGCTGAACGCCCTGTGGCTGACCAGCCCCCAGGGCTATAGGGTGCAACTGCGTGATATTGCCGAGCTGAGCCTGGAGCAGGCCCCCATTCAAATTCGCCGGGACGACGTGCAGCGCCGGCTGGTGGTGCAGGCCAACGTGGCCGGGCGCGACATGGGGTCGGTGGCGGCCGATATCAACGCCAAAGCGGCGGCCGAACTGGCCCTGCCCCCCGGCTACTACCTCAAGATTGGCGGCCAGTTTGAAAACCAGGCCAGGGCCCAGGCCCGGCTGATGCTGGTGGTGCCCCTGTCGTTGGGGCTGATTGCCCTGTTGCTGTACTGGACCTTCGGCTCTATGGCCCAGGCGGCCCTGGTGATGTCGGCGGTGCCCCTGGCCCTGGTGGGGGGGATCTGGTCTTTGTATCTGTCGGGTCAATACCTGTCGGTACCGGGCAGTGTCGGCTTTATTACCCTCTTTGGGGTGGCGGTACTGAACGGCGTGGTGCTGGTGGATGCCATCAATCAGCGGCTGGCGGGGGGCATGGCCACCGCCGAGGCGGTCCAGGCCGGGGCCTTGTCGAGGCTCAGGCCGGTGTTGATGACGGCCCTGACCTCGGCCCTTGGCCTTATTCCCATGCTGCTGGCCACCGGGGTGGGGGCGGAGATCCAAAAGCCCCTGGCCACCGTGGTGGTAGGGGGGCTGGTGTCGGCAACGGTGCTGACCCTGCTACTGCTGCCTGCCCTGTACCTGCTGTTGGCACCAAGGTCCCAATAAGCAAGAGCCCATAAAAAAGGCCGGACAATTGTCCGGCCTTTTGTTTGCGGGTGTTAATTGAAGCTCAGCGACCAGTAGTCCAGGTAACCGGTGTCCTGGCTGTAGCGGTCGGATACCTGGAGGGTCCAGGTGCCGCTGCTGTCGATACCGCTGGCGTTGACGCTGTAGGTTTCGTGGACATCGTCGGCGCTGTCAGAGCCGATGCTCTTGAGGCGAAAACTCTGGCCGTTGGGCGCCAGCAGATCGATCTGCAGATCGCCACGGTAGCTGTGCACTATATCCACCTGCACGGAGACGGTGCCGCTGTCGCCGCTGCGGTCCACGGCAATCACGCTTTGGATACCGGTGGTGTTGTTATCGGGGATATTGGTGTCGGTGCCGTTCTCGTAGCTACCTGGGGTAGTGCTGTCGGCGTCATAGCTACCGGTCAGGGTCAGCCCTGAATAGGCGCTATAGCCACGCAGCATCACATGGTAGGTACCGCTCTGGGGCGCACTGAAGCTGCAGCTTTCGCTGTTGCCGCTCTTATAGGGACGGCAGTCGTAGCTGCTGGAGGTGGGCGCGCTGCCAAAGCGCACGTACAGATCCGCATCACCGCTGCCACCACTGGTGTTGAACACCAGGTTGCTGGCGCCGGCCGGTACGTCCAGGGTCCAGAACTGTTCTGAGCCACTGGCACCGCTGATACCGGTTTCAGGTACGCCGTTGGTCAGCTCACCGCCCTCTGGAGGTGGGGTGCTGCCGCAGGAAGAATCGACCCCAACAGTGGTAAAGGCGGTTTGGACGTCGGCCACGCTGAAGCCAAGGTCGGTGGCGGCCTGAACCACGCCGCAGGCGGCGTCGTCATAGTCGGAGCTGGCATTCCAATACACCTGGTTGGCCAGGGCAAAGAGTTCGAACGCCTTGCGGGTGTCCCAACCGCTGCTGTTGGCGATGAGGTAGAAGGCGCGGTTATAGACGCCGGAGCTATAGTGCACATCCATACCGCTGTAGTAGTCGGAGGCATTGTCGATGGAGCTGCCGTCCCGGCTGGGTTGGTCCATGTAGCGCAGGGCCCCCGAGCCTTTGAAGATCTCGGCGCCCACCATCCAGTCGTTGCTGCCCTTCATGTAAAACTCGGCCGCTTCACCGGCCATGTCCGAGAAGGCCTCGTTGATACCGCCGCTCTGGCCGGAATAGATAAGGCCGGAGTTTTGTTCGGTAAAGCCGTGGGACACCTCGTGGGCAGATACGTCCAGGCTTACCAGGGGATAGAAGGTGGAGCCGCCGTCACCGAAGGTCATGGCGGAGCCGTCCCAGAAGGCATTCTCGTAGCTGTTGCCGTAGTGGACCCTCATGGTCAGCTTGAAGGTCAGGGGGGCGGTTTGCAGCCAGTCGGAATACATGTTGAAGATGACACCACCGAAGTAGTGGGCATCGTTCAGGGGGGCATAGGCACCGTTGACCGACTTGTAGGTGTTCTCAGGACAGGTGAACTGGAACACAGAACCGCCGGAGGTGCTGTTGTTCATGTTCACCGTGGTGACATTGGTGTTGTCCATGCGACAGTTGCTGTCCACGTCCAGGTAGCCAAAATCGGTGCCGTAAAAATACTGGCCGGTCTTTTGGTTACCACCAGGACCTGTGGCGTCTTGGAAGGCCAACTGATCCCAGCTTTTGAGCACCTCGCCGCTGTGGGCATCGATGATGGTCATGGGGCGGCGCGGCTCATCACCGCCAACAAACTGGTCTACCAGGTACACCAGATGGGCTTTTTGTTCCTCGTCCAGCCAGATAAAGAGGCTGGTTTTGCCGCGCTCCGGCGTTGCCAGGCCGTGATAGGCCACCGCCTTGGCCTGAGCCGCCTTCTCGTTGAAGGCCGGTTTCACGTCGGCCAAATCCCCTTCCAGGCCTTCCACATATTGACCGGTCAGGTTGTGGTAGATCCCCATGGTATCCATGTCGGCAGCCATGGACAGGCCGAAGACTTCCACGCCCATGAAGCGCTGTTTGATACGGGTTTTGACGATGCCGCCGCGCTTGATGACCTTTTTACGCAGCTCCTGGGTCTGGGGCAGTCCCAACATCTTGACCAGATCCTGGTCGGGTTTGAGGGCTTCGGCACGAGGACTGCCGGGTTTGATGTCGACAATGTTGGCGGCCATGGCCAAAGGCGCAAAGGCGGCCGTACTTAACACTGCTAGTGCAAGTTTATTCATGGACAAGTTCCTTGTTCGTTATAGGTATCGAGGTCCGGTCCTCCCTTAGATCGGACTCGTTACAACTAGATAACAAAAGCCTTTGCTGTCAACACTTGATTTAAAAATGAGCAAATGTATGGCTGCTTGAGCAGCTTTTGCCTGATCGTCTTTCTGGACAAAAAGCCGCCAAAAGCACAAAAAGCGGGGCTTGGGGCTAGGCAACCCGAGGGGCGCAATGGTAGGGTGCAGGTGTTGCGTAGGCAGGTTTGGTTTAAAGTCAATACAGGCGCAATATCAAGCCTTGCCTCTTTGTGTAAACAAAACTTTAAGCAAGGTGTGAAAATGCAAAAAGATGCCCTGAACAACGTCCACATCCGTGGCGAACAGGTTCTGGTAAGTCCCCTCGAACTGAAAGCCCAGATCCCCGTATCCTCAGCCTCCCTGGCCCGTATCGCCGATGCCCGCCAGGCCATTGCCGACATGATCCACGGCCGTGACGACCGGCTGCTGGTGGTCTGTGGCCCTTGCTCCATCCATGATCTGGAGGCTGCCAAAGCCTACGCAACCCGCCTTAAGGCCCTCCATGATCAGTATCAAGACCGCCTCTATATCGTGATGCGAGTTTATTTTGAGAAACCCCGTACCACAGTAGGCTGGAAGGGCCTGATCAACGACCCGCACCTGGACGGCAGTTTCGACCTGGAAACCGGGCTGCGCCTGGCCAGGGAGCTGCTGGTCTGGCTGGCGGACTTGGGTCTGCCGGTGGCCACAGAGGCGCTGGACCCCATCAGCCCCCAATACCTGGCTGACCTGTTTGCCTGGTCTGCCATAGGTGCCCGAACCACTGAATCCCAGACCCACAGGGAGATGGCCTCTGGCCTGTCCATGCCGGTGGGCTTCAAAAACGGCACAGACGGCAGTTTGTCAACGGCGGTCAACGCCTTGCAGGCCGCCTCCCAGCCCCATTGTTTTATGGGCATCAACCAGGGCGGTCAGGTGGCGGTATTGCAGACCGAAGGTAACCCGGACGGCCATGTGATATTGCGGGGCGGCGCCAAACCAAATTACGACGACGCGTCCGTAAAGGAAGCGTTACAAAACCTGCAAAAATCTGGCCTGAATGAAGCCATCATGGTGGACTGCTCCCACGCCAACTCCGGCAAGGACCATCGCCGCCAGCCGCTGGTGGCCCGTGAGGTATTGCACCAACGGCAGAACGGCCAAAAGGCGCTGATGGGGATGATGCTCGAGTCCAATCTGGTGGAAGGAGCCCAATCGGCAGGGCCCAGAGACAGTCTGGTTTACGGCCAGTCCATCACCGATGCCTGTATGGGTTGGGACACCACCGCCAACCTGCTGGCCGAGCTGTTCGAAGGCATGCAGGCCGTAGAGGAAGCCTGCTGATGCTGGACGACCTTCGTAGCCGTATCGACGAAGTGGACCAGGCGCTGCTGGAGTTGCTGGACCAGCGGCTGGCCTTGGTCCGGGAAGTGGGGGAGGTCAAGCGTGAGCATGGCCTGCCCATCTATGCCCCGGACCGGGAAGCGAGCATGCTGGCCAAGCGCCGGGCCGAAGCCGAGCAGCGGGGCCTGAGTCCCGACTTGATTGAAGACATACTGCGCCGCTGCATGCGCGAGTCCTACCAACAGGAAGTGGGGGCGGGCAGCAAATGCCTGCGCCCTGACCTTGGCAAGGTGGTGGTAGTGGGGGGTAAAGGCCGCCTTGGCAGCCGCTTTGTGCAGTACTTCGAGGCCTCAGGCTACCAGGTGGCGGCCCTGGACAAAGACGACTGGCAAGACGCCGACGCCTTGCTGGCCGGTGCCGGCCTGGTGGTGCTGAGCGTGCCCATAGACCAGACCCTGGCAGTGATAGAGGCGCTGCCGCCGCTGGCGGAGCAGTGCACCCTGGTGGATCTGACGTCCACCAAGAGCGCGCCTTTGGCGGCCATGCTGGCCAAGCACCCCGGGCCTGTGCTGGGACTGCACCCCATGTTCGGCCCGGACGTTTCCAGTTTTGCCAAGGAAGTGGTGGTCCACTGCCAGGGGCGAGGGGATAACGACTGGCTGATC
This window encodes:
- a CDS encoding efflux RND transporter periplasmic adaptor subunit gives rise to the protein MKQLYLLGLLALGAAYAQAEPAEGLVLDGQQQRLAGISVTTLAPGPLYQPLRLAAELHTPFDSQAIIAPRLDATVLSRQASLGDKVSPGQALVTLYSEGLAERQTALRLAWLDWQRAKGLKGTLSDSERDLLRTRYQDARAAVLAAGVAEAQLAAVESHQAFALGQYQLHSPLAGLVMSDEFVVGQRIIAGTALLTVADESRLWVQASLPADTRLSLAPGDSAWVEVAGERRAAKIEALAHQLQTDTRTRSLRLSLANADHQWHAGQFATVELAQPLGRQGLVLGEEALVRSPDGDWQVFVARDGRFVPQEVQRGQAVLGGFVVEGLAPGSQVVSQGAFFLAAELAKAGFDPHGH
- a CDS encoding S8 family serine peptidase, yielding MKKTPIYLALATACVALGATGAQLHQLTLPSQAISQLKSRQQADNLKQNKGLNIALTPSRKFSPEAGLTGSHRYIIRLKDKPLSQYGGELQGYGSALVSSRSGEQKLDLKGTAASRYKALLEQKQSHFISSASKLGVSVSPQAQFQLAINGMVAQLSQAQAQRLAELPEVAHIERVQMRQLLSDTGAKHIGAGDVWAGNTASGVGYLGDGMVVGIIDTGVNSDHPSFADTGADGVKIANPLGSGHYLHDCTKAGFEDRCNDKLIGIWSTPIITDTFQDPYFAEGRPAIGEDYNGHGSHTASTAVGNVLDAVPLQLASVGNGDGVDTGFTFERLSGMAPHANLITYQVCYPGNSGDLYAGCPTDALVAGIEQAIEDGVDVINFSIGGSEKFPWEDSVELAFLSARQAGVSVAAAAGNSGGDGWQEYYGSADHSSPWLATVGATTIPDGILVHDRYLKDLSGGDTTAPANLQGLGITDAFTGNIVYAGDFGDALCLASFPAGTFSSDQIVVCDRGDNARVEKADNIKAGGAGGFILVDVSPDTTPVNDVYSLPGIHLGISEGEQLKTWLASGSGHSGTIEAALIEETYDPSAGDQLAYFSSRGPANTHGDYLIPDLAAPGVDIYAAYADEHPFSESPVSSDWSYLSGTSMASPHVAGAMALLKQAHPDWSDAEVLSALMMTAEQVWWKGEKANLWQAGAGRINVAKAIDTGLVMDVPVDDFMAANPHNGGDVKALNLPSMVNSQCLGTCSWLRTFTATRDGTWELATDTGELSYVLDVHPKQFSLQAGQTQTVMVTASILDAQTPLGNSEFFLDGQLTLTPSDAALPALHLPVQAKFSHGRLPEAMQVPVNRNKGQFGINHLTLPATDSLDGEVTALVKPAIETLTLKQDSNYELWDDITDGTSLRILEVPANTARLIVESLGLVESSIEEPYKQGSLTVVIGKDINGDGLPQFDTEAICLSNASTINNYCNINEPSAGNYWVVLNNYANALPYGETATDSFKVATAIVSKDVATDASLSVPASTDGVNPATVTLNWALDDFSEGDFRYAMLSLGHQGSKDNLGLIPLKVVREADDVSFKVSKTKAKPGDVIDFSVKVTPNIQGLDRQFSLGLALPEGLTLLPDSVALGTLGDQELVVDGNSISLSGVQPNTADLLPRYQTSTSLTDAQCRTPDINSDTDGGYKDLASYGVSPLPLWDGGYTAEAPLDLSWIWYDLAANEGVSLYHNQAYSRTQTVTINPAGFIDLEGLPLFWPFHYPLPFDGFPYSVIAPLWRGLFAVDYSPSFGDALAGISVAGLTHSDNSKTLIVEWDNVYTQTIDGSTPNDSFDFEAFINLDYKFEKGQPEIIFAYGKLDGQLAGVAGFPANIGGSVGVKGFQGPLDAFGPIYGYLGTQVAYDESLNQIQEGVVVCLDYRGPEESQMSLSFQARVNESAIGQDMALTLENQVEGLDDDNKTAMLSVATNIQIAPMADLSTEENTAIEGIEVLYVDNLGGDNSISVTGKHISATVHGHGPGATFDLVPEANFHGQTLVTVTVADQAAPNDKASTSFMLTVNSDGVDPVEPQPTPDADNGGGGGALGFGLALLALLGWRRRA